The DNA window TAAAGGCGAACAACTATTGGTGCAGAATCAAAAATCTTCGAAGGTAATGCTGATAAAAGAAGGCATCACCAAATGTTATTTTGAAGAAGAAAACGGGAAAGAATACATCGTTGAATTTCTGGGAAGCGGTGAAATTATCGGCGAAGTGGAATTGATTAAAAGCATCAACTGTTTGTGCAGTATTGAAGCAATTACTGAAGTGTCTGTCTATGCAGTATCTATCCCTTACTTTAAGGATTTAATTCAAAATGATATTGCGTTAAATAATCTATTGTTGGATGTCTTTGCGGACCGGATCATTAATACTTCCAGCAGGGCTTCTTATCAACAGCTGTATACAACGGAACATACCTTATTGCAGCTTCTTAAAATGCAGGTTAAACAGGGTATTCAGATATCAAAAGAAGATATGGCTGCGTATCTGGGAATTACTGTGAGAAGTTTGAACAGGATTTTAAAGGATTTAGAATAGACAAATAAAATTTATATCTGATGAAATTTTTTGAATTAAATGCTAATTACAATCTATATAGAGGAAAAAAATTGTTTTTTGTTTGATGTAGATTTCTGATGAGTACAAGTTTATTATATTGTGTATCATTTACAATGAGTTTCCAAATTGAAAACTGGCGAAAATCTTTAGAGAATCCGGATTTAAATAAAAATAAATTATCGTTGTCCTTTCCTCCGAAACCTCCGCCTAAGTGAAGATATTTAAGATTGTAAGAATTCGCTTTTTTTCTAGCCTCATTAATAATTAGTTTCATTGGTGAATCTTTAATATATTCATCCATTGTAGCTGCCAGATGATATTGCATAATGTCACCAACTATTGTGAAAATTGCTCCTGCTACCAGCTTATTGTCTTTTTTTGCTAGAAGTAACATTATGCGATAATCAATATTATTTAGAAATTTATAAAAATAATTTTTGTCATAATAATAACGTTCGAAGGCATTTACTTTTGACATAGTTTTATAATAGATTTTAATAAAATCATCAACCTCCTCAGGTTTGTGGGCTTCAGTAATCGTGTATCCTTGTTTTGCAAGACGCCTAATTTCATATTTTGTAGATTTTCGATAGCATTCATATTGCTTTTCATGAGATTGCCGCAAGTTAATAACGACAGTTTTATTTAGAATTGAGATTTCTCCAAATTCACTAAAAAAAGAACCATAATCTACAATTGGATGCAGACGACTAAAAACAGAAACTATTTTATTTGTTTTACAGAAATCTAAAAAGAAATTTCTTAATAATGTAAAGTGTTCTTTTGAAATTTCTTTAAAGCATAAATTAGATATGGGTCCGCAATATCCGTACACAGAGGTAAGATCAGAATATTCAGAATTTTCTATTTTACGAATTTTAAATGGGAGAGCAATAATCTCGTTATTGTACCGGGAAACTATCAGGATGGCAGGGAAATAGCTTTCCACGCAATGATAAAAGTGAGTGTGGTATATATCATAAAAGTGACAACCTTTAATAATACTTTCCCAACTCTCCTTATCACTTATATCAATACAAGTAAAAAGGTATTTTTTTTCATATTTGTGTGTGGTTACATTTCAATTGTGTTCTGATCAAAAATA is part of the Chryseobacterium lactis genome and encodes:
- a CDS encoding Crp/Fnr family transcriptional regulator, which encodes MLRTNQTFLNYFQELYQKGSHQGDIAIQSFDKGEQLLVQNQKSSKVMLIKEGITKCYFEEENGKEYIVEFLGSGEIIGEVELIKSINCLCSIEAITEVSVYAVSIPYFKDLIQNDIALNNLLLDVFADRIINTSSRASYQQLYTTEHTLLQLLKMQVKQGIQISKEDMAAYLGITVRSLNRILKDLE
- a CDS encoding GNAT family N-acetyltransferase encodes the protein MYGYCGPISNLCFKEISKEHFTLLRNFFLDFCKTNKIVSVFSRLHPIVDYGSFFSEFGEISILNKTVVINLRQSHEKQYECYRKSTKYEIRRLAKQGYTITEAHKPEEVDDFIKIYYKTMSKVNAFERYYYDKNYFYKFLNNIDYRIMLLLAKKDNKLVAGAIFTIVGDIMQYHLAATMDEYIKDSPMKLIINEARKKANSYNLKYLHLGGGFGGKDNDNLFLFKSGFSKDFRQFSIWKLIVNDTQYNKLVLIRNLHQTKNNFFPLYRL